In Deinococcus aquaedulcis, one DNA window encodes the following:
- a CDS encoding putative bifunctional diguanylate cyclase/phosphodiesterase: protein MEPEGTPITHELQRAWRRMLLLGLPVVQLSVVAAMVFARPDPWDTFYDPPLYLAMSALLVGCWLAVARSWGSIRQITLIVTAGSGLFLSVKLLLLGFVLRDPYARVLEVLETLVWLPTVITWTMLTDLAREVRRVLGALLWAVGACSLIIVLWPVAQGEGIPVDLARALLQINLSAAVSLYGASFFMQRNDALGRLHGEQRVLQQLVYTDLLTGLPGRVRLHEHLERLAAQQTPFAVLFVDVDAFKVINDTLGHAAGDDLLRGLAGELQRLAGPAAQVYRLSGDEFVVLLPDTREPEAHALAQHLLQAPLEPSRRVGVDATVSIGLSLYPDDAQHPTDLLRHADSAMYAVKRAGRRQVRRYHPQQDAATERFQVLARDLGHALARSELSLRFQPIYRLRDRRLVKAEALLRWTHPQLGPVPPGEFIPVAERVGLIMPVGAWVLREACRAARGWPGVRVSVNVSPVQLLQGDFVATVREALDHTGLQARRLELELTETAVLYEDDRVARTLQDLRELGVRISIDDFGSGYSNLARLRVMPITGVKLDRSITAGLSDHETGGFAHALTRAALDIAGHMRAELTAEGIETQAQLEVLRTLGCPLGQGHGLCPPVTPAELDALLAAPQPEVPSGS from the coding sequence ATGGAACCGGAGGGCACGCCGATCACGCACGAGTTGCAGCGGGCGTGGCGGCGCATGCTGCTGCTGGGCCTGCCGGTGGTGCAGCTGTCGGTGGTGGCGGCAATGGTGTTTGCCCGCCCCGACCCCTGGGACACCTTCTACGACCCGCCGCTGTACCTCGCCATGTCGGCGCTGCTGGTGGGCTGCTGGCTGGCGGTCGCGCGGTCGTGGGGGTCCATTCGCCAGATCACCCTGATCGTCACGGCGGGCAGCGGCCTCTTTCTGAGCGTCAAGCTGCTGCTGCTGGGCTTCGTGCTGCGCGACCCCTACGCCCGGGTGCTGGAGGTGCTCGAAACCCTGGTGTGGCTGCCCACCGTGATCACGTGGACCATGCTGACCGATCTGGCGCGGGAAGTGCGGCGGGTCCTGGGGGCGCTCCTGTGGGCGGTGGGTGCCTGCAGCCTGATCATCGTGCTGTGGCCGGTGGCGCAGGGGGAGGGCATCCCGGTGGATCTGGCGCGGGCGCTGCTGCAGATCAACCTGTCGGCGGCGGTCAGCCTGTACGGGGCATCTTTTTTTATGCAGCGCAACGACGCCCTGGGGCGGCTGCACGGCGAGCAGCGGGTCTTGCAGCAGCTGGTGTACACCGACCTGCTGACGGGCCTGCCCGGGCGCGTGCGCCTGCACGAGCATCTGGAGCGGCTGGCCGCCCAGCAGACCCCCTTTGCGGTGCTGTTTGTGGACGTGGACGCCTTCAAGGTGATCAACGACACCCTGGGCCACGCAGCCGGCGACGACCTGCTGCGCGGACTGGCGGGCGAACTGCAGCGCCTGGCGGGGCCAGCGGCGCAGGTGTACCGCCTCAGCGGCGACGAGTTCGTGGTGCTGCTGCCCGACACCCGCGAGCCCGAAGCCCACGCGCTGGCCCAGCACCTGCTGCAGGCGCCGCTGGAACCCAGCCGCCGCGTGGGGGTAGACGCCACGGTCAGCATTGGCCTGAGCCTGTATCCCGACGACGCCCAGCACCCCACCGACCTGCTGCGGCACGCCGACAGCGCCATGTACGCGGTCAAGCGTGCCGGGCGGCGGCAGGTGCGGCGCTACCACCCGCAGCAGGACGCCGCCACCGAACGCTTTCAGGTGCTGGCCCGCGACCTGGGCCACGCCCTGGCCCGCTCTGAACTGTCCCTGCGCTTTCAGCCCATCTACCGCCTGCGCGACCGGCGCCTGGTCAAGGCCGAGGCGCTGCTGCGCTGGACTCACCCCCAGCTGGGCCCGGTGCCCCCGGGCGAGTTCATTCCGGTGGCCGAACGGGTGGGCCTGATCATGCCGGTGGGGGCCTGGGTGCTGCGCGAAGCCTGCCGGGCGGCGCGCGGCTGGCCGGGCGTGCGGGTCAGCGTGAATGTGAGCCCGGTGCAACTGCTGCAGGGCGATTTCGTGGCGACGGTGCGTGAGGCCCTGGACCACACGGGGCTGCAGGCCCGGCGCCTGGAACTGGAACTCACCGAAACCGCCGTGCTGTACGAGGACGACCGGGTGGCGCGCACCCTGCAGGACCTGCGCGAGCTGGGCGTGCGCATCAGCATTGACGACTTTGGGTCCGGGTATTCCAATCTGGCGCGGCTGCGCGTCATGCCCATCACCGGGGTCAAGCTGGACCGCTCGATCACCGCCGGGCTGTCGGACCACGAGACGGGCGGCTTTGCCCACGCCCTCACGCGGGCCGCCCTGGACATCGCCGGGCACATGCGCGCCGAACTGACCGCCGAGGGCATTGAAACCCAGGCCCAGCTGGAGGTGCTGCGCACCCTGGGCTGCCCGCTGGGCCAGGGCCACGGCCTCTGCCCGCCGGTCACCCCTGCTGAACTGGACGCCCTGCTGGCCGCACCCCAGCCCGAAGTCCCGTCTGGTTCCTGA
- a CDS encoding M20 family metallopeptidase, which translates to MTPHAPDIDPLALQADLRQLVEIESPSSDPLAVAHVMNVVEGWARDLGAQTHALGGGTRVFHFGVDGTRPPLLVLTHADTVWPHGTLAAMPLRVDGERLYGPGTYDMKAGIVGLFHALRALGGAWPRGGITVLLSPDEETGSETSRAHIEAAAHQSRAALVVEPPVADTHALKTGRKGTGSFTLTFTGVASHAGNKPEEGASAITAAAEAVLALQALARPAAGTTVSVGLIAGGSAVNVIPADCTLQVDLRVSTLAEAERLDAAVRAWRPSDPRVQVAVSGGLNRPPFEQGPGTLALYEQARAVAHDLGFDLPHAVVGGGSDGNFTAPIIPTLDGLGAPGDGAHAAHEHVRLDRWPDHVRLLTRLLREV; encoded by the coding sequence ATGACCCCGCACGCCCCCGATATAGACCCTCTGGCCCTGCAGGCCGATCTGCGCCAGCTCGTGGAGATCGAATCGCCATCCAGCGACCCGCTGGCGGTGGCGCATGTGATGAACGTGGTGGAAGGCTGGGCGCGCGACCTGGGCGCCCAGACCCACGCCCTGGGCGGCGGCACCCGTGTCTTTCACTTTGGGGTGGACGGCACCCGGCCCCCCCTGCTGGTTCTGACCCACGCCGACACGGTCTGGCCCCACGGCACCCTGGCGGCCATGCCCCTGCGGGTGGACGGCGAGCGCCTGTACGGCCCCGGCACCTACGACATGAAAGCGGGCATCGTGGGCCTGTTTCACGCGCTGCGGGCCCTGGGCGGGGCGTGGCCGCGCGGCGGCATCACGGTGCTGCTCTCACCGGACGAGGAGACCGGCAGCGAAACCAGCCGCGCCCATATTGAGGCCGCTGCCCACCAGAGCCGCGCCGCGCTGGTGGTGGAGCCCCCGGTGGCCGACACCCACGCCCTGAAAACCGGGCGCAAGGGCACAGGCTCGTTTACGCTGACCTTCACCGGGGTGGCCAGCCACGCGGGCAACAAGCCCGAGGAAGGCGCCAGCGCCATTACAGCGGCGGCCGAGGCGGTGCTGGCCCTGCAGGCTCTGGCCCGCCCGGCGGCCGGCACCACCGTCAGCGTCGGCCTGATTGCGGGCGGCAGCGCCGTGAACGTGATTCCCGCCGACTGCACCTTACAGGTGGACCTGCGCGTGAGCACCCTGGCCGAAGCCGAGCGCCTGGACGCCGCCGTGCGCGCGTGGCGCCCCAGCGACCCCCGCGTGCAGGTGGCCGTGTCGGGCGGCCTGAACCGCCCGCCCTTCGAGCAGGGCCCCGGCACCCTGGCCCTGTACGAGCAGGCCCGCGCCGTGGCCCATGACCTGGGCTTTGACCTGCCCCACGCGGTGGTGGGCGGCGGCAGCGACGGCAACTTTACAGCGCCCATCATTCCCACCCTGGACGGCCTGGGCGCCCCCGGCGACGGGGCCCACGCCGCCCACGAACACGTGCGCCTGGACCGCTGGCCCGATCACGTGCGACTTCTGACCCGCCTGCTGCGCGAAGTGTAG
- a CDS encoding S9 family peptidase, with amino-acid sequence MTQPKAAQPGPETLLSLSFPSDPQISPDGQRAAFVLTRVEEDDPRKPDAAFAKPRYKGQIWLADAAGTRALTHGEGRDGSPRWSPDGQTLAFTRKAGEGGAQLYLLPLSGGEARRMTHFRGGVQDLQWSPGGTHLAFLSTADDEDKRDERGEARIITKPRYRFNGRDWLPERPARLFVLHVESGEVREWYAPEVEISGVTWLPGGEGVLFVAPQSERHGAQWQDEVWQLDLNAAVPRQVTAWNSAVQAVVPHPDGQRFVLVGRPEGQGNTEHAHLYLLPLQGGAAPQRLDAGHDAPVGNLVGGDCHVGAMPAKPTWLDERTLLFSSTVRGSCGLFTATVDGEVRPHDHDPHTVIAAFTARGGGVALIRERADRFPEVEVNGVAVTDLHAALPFPVLSPTRVTFPTELGEGEGWVLRPAGEGPFPALLNIHGGPHTDYGHAFMHEFQLMAARGYGVCYSNPRGSVGYGQAWVDAIHGRWGSVDMDDLLAFFDRCLEGDSTLDRTRTAVMGGSYGGYMTNWITAHTPRFQAAITDRSICNLISFGGTSDIGLRFWDDELGLNFHRRADALKLWDLSPLQYVENVQTPTLIVHSVLDHRCPVEQAEQWYAALTLHGVPVRFVRFPGEDHELSRSGRPDRRLVRLNEYLEWLDQWLKVEKTAPEVVGAS; translated from the coding sequence ATGACGCAACCAAAGGCGGCCCAGCCCGGCCCAGAGACCCTGCTGAGCCTCTCGTTTCCCTCGGATCCCCAAATCAGCCCGGACGGCCAGCGCGCCGCCTTTGTGCTGACGCGGGTGGAAGAAGACGACCCCCGCAAGCCCGACGCCGCCTTTGCCAAGCCGCGCTACAAGGGTCAGATCTGGCTTGCAGACGCGGCAGGCACCCGCGCGCTGACACACGGCGAGGGCCGCGACGGCTCGCCGCGCTGGTCGCCAGACGGCCAGACGCTGGCGTTTACCCGCAAGGCGGGCGAGGGCGGCGCGCAACTGTACCTGCTGCCGCTCTCGGGCGGGGAGGCGCGGCGCATGACGCACTTCCGGGGCGGCGTGCAGGACCTGCAGTGGAGCCCAGGCGGCACCCACCTCGCCTTCCTGAGCACCGCTGACGACGAGGACAAGCGCGACGAGCGCGGCGAGGCCCGGATCATCACCAAGCCGCGCTACCGCTTTAACGGCCGCGACTGGCTGCCCGAACGCCCCGCGCGCCTGTTTGTGCTGCACGTGGAGAGCGGCGAGGTGCGCGAGTGGTACGCCCCCGAGGTGGAAATCAGCGGCGTGACGTGGCTGCCCGGCGGTGAGGGCGTGCTGTTCGTGGCCCCCCAGAGCGAGCGCCACGGCGCCCAGTGGCAGGACGAGGTGTGGCAGCTGGACCTGAACGCGGCCGTGCCCCGGCAGGTGACCGCGTGGAATTCGGCGGTGCAGGCGGTGGTGCCGCACCCGGACGGCCAGCGGTTCGTGCTGGTGGGCCGCCCCGAAGGCCAGGGCAACACCGAACACGCCCACCTGTACCTGCTGCCCCTGCAGGGCGGCGCGGCCCCGCAGCGCCTGGACGCCGGGCACGATGCCCCGGTGGGCAACCTCGTGGGCGGCGACTGCCACGTGGGCGCCATGCCCGCCAAGCCCACGTGGCTGGACGAGCGCACGCTGCTCTTTTCCTCGACGGTGCGCGGCAGTTGCGGGCTGTTCACCGCCACCGTGGACGGCGAGGTGCGCCCCCACGACCACGACCCGCACACCGTGATCGCGGCCTTTACCGCCCGGGGCGGCGGCGTGGCCCTGATCCGCGAGCGCGCCGACCGCTTTCCCGAGGTGGAAGTGAACGGCGTGGCGGTGACCGATCTGCACGCAGCCCTGCCTTTCCCGGTGCTCTCCCCCACCCGCGTGACCTTCCCCACCGAACTGGGCGAGGGCGAAGGCTGGGTGCTGCGCCCGGCGGGCGAGGGGCCCTTTCCCGCGCTGCTGAACATTCACGGCGGGCCCCACACCGATTACGGCCACGCCTTCATGCACGAATTCCAGCTGATGGCCGCGCGGGGCTACGGCGTGTGCTACAGCAACCCGCGCGGCAGCGTGGGCTACGGGCAGGCCTGGGTAGACGCCATTCACGGCCGCTGGGGCAGCGTGGACATGGACGACCTGCTGGCCTTTTTTGACCGCTGCCTGGAGGGTGACTCCACCCTGGACCGCACCCGGACGGCCGTGATGGGCGGCAGTTACGGCGGTTACATGACGAACTGGATTACGGCGCACACCCCCCGCTTCCAGGCGGCCATCACCGACCGCTCCATCTGCAACCTGATCTCGTTCGGGGGCACCAGCGACATTGGCCTGCGCTTCTGGGACGACGAACTGGGCCTGAACTTCCACCGCCGCGCCGACGCCCTGAAGCTGTGGGACCTGAGCCCGCTGCAGTACGTAGAGAATGTCCAGACCCCCACCCTGATCGTGCATTCGGTGCTGGACCACCGCTGCCCGGTGGAGCAGGCCGAGCAGTGGTACGCCGCCCTGACCCTGCACGGCGTGCCGGTGCGCTTTGTACGCTTTCCCGGCGAGGACCACGAACTGAGCCGCTCTGGCCGCCCCGACCGGCGACTGGTGCGCCTGAACGAGTATCTGGAATGGCTGGACCAGTGGCTGAAGGTCGAAAAGACAGCGCCAGAAGTGGTGGGGGCCAGCTGA
- a CDS encoding glycosyltransferase family 4 protein: protein MRVGIVTATYLPSRNGVATSTALFARGLRERGHDVRLFAPRHPQVTGPEEGVYRLNSSFAGARALGAPADYPVMLAPGPLLTARLPLRDLDVLHTMHPFLAGGLAMKWARLSGAPVVYTAHTQYDQYLHYAPMPERVGRAVLRPHVSAFARRVSAVLAPGQAMVDMLRAYGYGGPVELFPNPVDLAAFRAAEGAAFRAQFHVGPETPLVVSLGRLAPEKNLEVMLRAFDQARASRPELRLLVVGDGPSRAALQALAPEGVTFTGPIPYARVPEALAAADAFLTASTSEVLPMSMIEALASGTPLVAARSPAALDLITEGENGTVREPTPEALAGGLLDTLAPARLPALQRGARTSAARYDLPVRAQALEAVYERVVKKGVGRGL from the coding sequence GTGCGCGTGGGGATTGTCACAGCAACCTATCTGCCGTCCCGCAACGGGGTGGCCACCAGTACCGCCCTGTTTGCGCGGGGCCTGCGCGAACGCGGCCACGACGTGCGCCTCTTCGCGCCGCGCCACCCCCAGGTGACGGGGCCCGAGGAGGGCGTTTACCGCCTGAATTCCTCGTTTGCGGGCGCGCGCGCCCTGGGCGCTCCGGCCGACTACCCGGTGATGCTGGCCCCAGGCCCGCTGCTGACCGCGCGGCTGCCCCTGCGCGACCTGGACGTGCTGCACACCATGCACCCTTTCCTTGCGGGGGGACTGGCCATGAAGTGGGCGCGGCTGTCTGGGGCGCCGGTGGTGTACACCGCCCACACCCAGTACGACCAGTACCTGCACTACGCCCCCATGCCCGAGCGGGTGGGCCGCGCGGTCCTGCGCCCACACGTCAGCGCCTTTGCGCGGCGGGTCTCGGCGGTGCTGGCCCCCGGGCAGGCGATGGTGGACATGCTGCGCGCCTACGGCTACGGGGGCCCTGTGGAGCTGTTTCCCAACCCGGTGGACCTCGCCGCCTTCCGGGCCGCCGAGGGCGCCGCCTTTCGCGCGCAGTTTCATGTGGGCCCGGAGACGCCGCTGGTGGTGTCGCTGGGGCGGCTGGCGCCGGAAAAGAACCTGGAAGTCATGCTGCGCGCCTTCGATCAGGCCCGCGCCAGCCGCCCCGAACTGCGCCTGCTGGTGGTGGGCGACGGCCCCAGCCGCGCGGCCCTGCAGGCCCTGGCCCCCGAGGGCGTGACCTTTACAGGCCCCATTCCCTACGCCCGCGTGCCCGAAGCTCTGGCCGCCGCCGACGCGTTTCTCACCGCCAGCACCAGCGAGGTGCTGCCCATGAGCATGATCGAGGCCCTGGCTTCGGGGACCCCGCTGGTGGCGGCGCGCAGCCCGGCGGCCCTGGACCTGATCACCGAGGGCGAAAACGGCACCGTGCGCGAGCCCACCCCCGAGGCCCTGGCAGGCGGGCTGCTGGACACCCTGGCCCCGGCGCGCCTGCCGGCGCTGCAGCGCGGCGCCCGGACCAGCGCCGCCCGCTACGACCTGCCGGTGCGGGCACAGGCGCTGGAAGCGGTGTACGAGCGCGTGGTGAAGAAGGGTGTGGGACGTGGGTTGTAG
- the hisA gene encoding 1-(5-phosphoribosyl)-5-[(5-phosphoribosylamino)methylideneamino]imidazole-4-carboxamide isomerase gives MSAPSPLLIPCVDIQSGRAVRLYEGDPDRETVYFESPLAAAKHWVSLGASLVHLVDLDAATGRGENRAVIHQITQDLGVPVEVGGGIRTREAAEALLEAGVDRVVIGTAAVKQPELVRELIAAHGPARVVVSLDARGLEVATHGWAQGSGVGVGELTPVLSAAGLQTLIFTDVTRDGTLRGLDRELMRQVRALWTSTLIVGGGVANLDDVALLQEEGIEGAIVGRAIYEGTLPYPLPAQG, from the coding sequence ATGAGTGCCCCCTCGCCCCTCCTCATTCCCTGCGTGGATATTCAATCGGGCCGCGCCGTGCGCCTCTACGAAGGCGACCCGGACCGCGAAACGGTCTATTTCGAGTCGCCTCTGGCCGCCGCGAAACACTGGGTGTCGCTGGGCGCCAGCCTCGTGCACCTTGTGGACCTGGACGCCGCCACCGGGCGCGGCGAGAACCGCGCGGTGATTCACCAGATCACGCAGGACCTGGGCGTGCCTGTGGAGGTGGGCGGCGGCATCCGCACCCGCGAAGCCGCCGAGGCGCTGCTGGAAGCCGGGGTGGACCGGGTGGTGATCGGCACGGCCGCCGTGAAGCAGCCGGAACTGGTGCGCGAGCTGATCGCCGCCCACGGCCCGGCGCGCGTGGTGGTCAGCCTGGACGCCCGGGGCTTAGAGGTCGCCACCCACGGCTGGGCCCAGGGCAGCGGCGTGGGCGTGGGCGAACTGACGCCGGTGCTGTCGGCGGCCGGCCTGCAAACCCTGATTTTTACCGATGTGACCCGCGACGGCACCCTGCGCGGCCTGGACCGCGAGCTGATGCGGCAGGTGCGCGCCCTGTGGACCAGCACCCTGATCGTGGGCGGCGGCGTGGCGAACCTGGACGACGTGGCGCTGCTGCAGGAAGAAGGCATTGAGGGCGCCATTGTGGGCCGGGCCATCTACGAGGGCACGCTGCCCTATCCGCTGCCCGCGCAGGGCTAA
- a CDS encoding ABC transporter permease has protein sequence MPAALGGLLVAFLLLPVLALLARGLGPAFWPTLQSPAVQDALRVSLLTTGCAVALTVVLVTPVAWALARFHFPGKAALETLLDLPIVLPPVVAGVGLLLVFGRQGWLGPPLELAGVSVAFSPAAVVLAQLFVSAPFYLRAARAGFAAVDPDVEAAARTDGAGRWAVFRLITWPLALPFLLEGLILTWARALGEFGATILFAGSLPGKTRSITLAIYAALESDLGPALVLSAVMVVVAFALLLLVRMAAGLRQR, from the coding sequence CTGCCAGCGGCGCTGGGGGGGCTGCTGGTGGCCTTTTTGCTGCTGCCGGTACTGGCGCTGCTGGCGCGCGGACTGGGCCCCGCCTTCTGGCCCACCCTGCAGAGCCCCGCCGTGCAGGACGCCCTGCGCGTGAGCCTGCTGACCACCGGCTGCGCGGTGGCCCTGACCGTGGTGCTGGTGACCCCGGTGGCCTGGGCACTGGCCCGATTTCACTTTCCCGGCAAGGCGGCGCTGGAAACGCTGCTGGACCTGCCCATCGTGCTGCCGCCCGTGGTGGCGGGGGTGGGGCTGCTGCTGGTGTTTGGGCGCCAGGGCTGGCTGGGGCCGCCGCTGGAACTGGCGGGCGTCAGCGTGGCGTTCTCACCGGCGGCGGTGGTGCTGGCACAGCTGTTCGTTTCGGCGCCGTTTTACCTGCGCGCCGCCCGCGCGGGCTTTGCCGCCGTGGACCCAGACGTGGAAGCCGCCGCCCGCACCGACGGCGCCGGGCGCTGGGCGGTGTTTCGCCTGATCACGTGGCCGCTGGCGTTGCCCTTTCTGCTGGAGGGCCTGATTCTCACCTGGGCGCGGGCCCTGGGCGAATTTGGCGCCACCATCCTGTTCGCTGGGTCGCTGCCGGGCAAAACCCGCTCCATCACCCTCGCCATCTACGCCGCGCTGGAATCGGACCTGGGGCCGGCGCTGGTGCTCTCGGCGGTGATGGTGGTGGTGGCCTTTGCCCTGCTGCTGCTGGTCCGCATGGCCGCTGGCCTGCGCCAGCGCTGA
- the modA gene encoding molybdate ABC transporter substrate-binding protein encodes MKRPLLLLGLLLAGSAQAANLTVFAAASLTDAFTELGRAFDTRTGHRTTFQFAGSQVLRTQLEQGARADVYASANSAQFEPLVRAGLLNPGTLFVSNRLAIIAPQSSRAVTTLADLARPGVKLVIADRAVPAGDYTRRMLTAVEKAGTYGKDFSARVLKNVVSEEPNVRQVALKVGLGEADAAVVYQTDVTPALKARVRLIALPTRFNQNASYPLGVVKGSANPQAAQAFVAFVLSAEGQTILRRWGFRPAPRPTP; translated from the coding sequence ATGAAGCGTCCCCTGCTCTTGCTGGGCCTGCTGCTGGCGGGTTCGGCCCAGGCGGCGAACCTCACGGTGTTCGCCGCCGCCTCGCTCACCGACGCCTTTACGGAGCTGGGCCGGGCCTTTGACACCCGCACCGGGCACCGGACGACCTTTCAGTTCGCGGGCTCGCAGGTGCTGCGCACCCAGCTGGAACAGGGCGCCCGGGCCGACGTGTACGCCAGCGCCAACAGCGCGCAGTTTGAGCCTCTGGTGCGCGCGGGCCTGCTGAACCCGGGGACGCTTTTTGTCAGTAACCGGCTGGCCATCATTGCCCCGCAGAGCAGCCGCGCCGTGACCACCCTGGCCGATCTGGCGCGCCCCGGCGTGAAACTGGTGATTGCCGACCGCGCGGTGCCGGCCGGCGACTACACCCGGCGCATGCTAACAGCCGTGGAGAAGGCGGGCACCTACGGCAAGGACTTTTCGGCCCGGGTGCTGAAGAATGTGGTCAGCGAGGAACCCAACGTGCGGCAGGTGGCGCTGAAGGTGGGCCTGGGCGAGGCCGACGCCGCCGTGGTTTACCAGACCGATGTCACGCCCGCCCTGAAAGCCAGGGTGCGCCTTATCGCCCTGCCCACGCGGTTTAACCAGAACGCCAGCTACCCCCTGGGCGTGGTGAAGGGCAGCGCGAACCCCCAGGCCGCGCAGGCCTTCGTGGCTTTTGTGCTGTCGGCCGAGGGGCAAACGATTCTGCGGCGCTGGGGCTTTCGGCCGGCGCCGCGCCCCACCCCGTAG
- a CDS encoding YihY/virulence factor BrkB family protein, whose translation MRLSPADLFTLLREAFLAFGQDKAPRLAAAIAYYAMFSLAPLLLIAVIVASRFLTNEGFLDQLFGASGVVTQNLGADAAEFLRGLIKPDTLQKSSVVASVVAGVTLFMGATGLFVQLQDALNTMWGADPAPPRGIVHVLWTRVKSFLMILAIGLILIIFLGLNTYLSAIAQHLGDTIGAGALFVRLGTVLLSTLCLAPVFAGIYKVLPDVKLEWREVWVGGLFTSALFTLGQLGIGLYLGQAAPGSVFAGAASLVLLLLWIYYSAMIFFFGAEVTWVYSQKFGTHAGGAANTAKKEALAAQGVDIDPAESEQERTAKAGADGPVRDARGRVLGVRVPALPRVLPQVPRREEGRVLPTVRAALGNALLALLAVPAVIVLRLLGLTGGRRR comes from the coding sequence ATGAGGCTCTCGCCCGCCGATCTGTTCACCCTGCTGCGCGAGGCCTTTTTGGCCTTCGGGCAGGACAAGGCCCCCCGGCTGGCGGCGGCCATCGCCTACTACGCCATGTTCAGCCTGGCGCCGCTGCTGCTCATCGCCGTGATCGTGGCCAGCCGCTTTCTGACCAACGAGGGGTTTCTGGACCAGCTGTTTGGAGCCAGCGGCGTGGTGACCCAGAACCTGGGGGCCGATGCCGCTGAGTTTCTGCGCGGCCTGATCAAGCCCGACACCCTGCAAAAAAGCAGCGTGGTCGCCTCGGTGGTGGCGGGCGTGACCCTGTTCATGGGGGCCACCGGGCTGTTCGTGCAGCTGCAGGACGCCCTGAACACCATGTGGGGCGCTGATCCCGCGCCGCCCCGGGGCATCGTGCATGTGCTGTGGACGCGGGTGAAGTCTTTCCTGATGATCCTGGCGATTGGGCTGATCCTGATTATTTTCCTGGGCCTGAACACCTACCTCTCGGCCATTGCGCAGCACCTGGGCGACACCATTGGCGCCGGCGCCTTGTTCGTGCGCCTGGGCACGGTGCTGCTCTCCACGCTGTGTCTGGCCCCGGTGTTCGCCGGCATCTACAAGGTGCTGCCCGACGTGAAGCTGGAGTGGCGCGAGGTCTGGGTGGGGGGCCTGTTCACGTCGGCGCTGTTCACCCTGGGGCAGCTGGGCATTGGCCTGTATCTGGGGCAGGCGGCGCCGGGCAGCGTGTTTGCGGGCGCGGCCTCGCTGGTGCTGCTGCTGCTGTGGATCTACTACTCGGCCATGATCTTTTTCTTTGGGGCAGAAGTGACCTGGGTGTACTCGCAGAAATTCGGCACCCACGCGGGCGGCGCGGCCAACACCGCCAAGAAAGAAGCCCTGGCCGCCCAGGGCGTGGACATTGACCCGGCCGAGAGCGAGCAGGAGCGCACTGCCAAAGCCGGCGCCGACGGCCCGGTGCGCGACGCCCGGGGCCGGGTGCTGGGCGTGAGGGTGCCCGCGCTCCCCCGCGTGTTGCCGCAGGTGCCCCGGCGGGAAGAGGGGCGGGTGCTGCCCACCGTGCGCGCGGCGCTGGGCAACGCCCTGCTGGCCCTGCTGGCGGTACCAGCCGTGATCGTGCTGCGTCTGCTGGGCTTGACCGGCGGGCGCCGACGCTGA
- a CDS encoding thioesterase family protein, producing the protein MRAIPAGFTQTLTVTVTDDMTVDFGELGRVHPVYATYWMAKHFEEAGRKIILPFLEDGEGGIGMQVDVTHTASALPGMTVTVTATFERQEGRRIYASMVAVNELGDDIGRGGSIQAVLPQSRIDEGFEGLRARWAAHQGR; encoded by the coding sequence ATGCGCGCCATTCCCGCCGGCTTTACCCAGACCCTCACCGTCACCGTGACCGACGACATGACCGTGGACTTTGGCGAACTGGGCCGCGTGCACCCGGTGTACGCGACCTACTGGATGGCCAAGCACTTTGAAGAAGCGGGCCGCAAGATCATCCTGCCGTTTTTAGAAGACGGCGAGGGCGGCATTGGCATGCAGGTGGACGTAACACACACCGCTTCGGCGCTGCCCGGCATGACGGTCACCGTGACCGCCACCTTTGAGCGGCAGGAAGGGCGGCGCATCTACGCCTCTATGGTCGCCGTGAACGAACTGGGCGACGACATTGGCCGGGGCGGCAGTATCCAGGCCGTGCTGCCCCAAAGCCGAATTGATGAGGGCTTTGAAGGGCTGCGGGCCCGCTGGGCGGCGCATCAGGGGCGTTGA